One genomic segment of Helianthus annuus cultivar XRQ/B chromosome 14, HanXRQr2.0-SUNRISE, whole genome shotgun sequence includes these proteins:
- the LOC110907560 gene encoding ATP-dependent DNA helicase PIF1-like, producing the protein MVHKHAFEALDRTMTDVFSEGRSIRSDIPFGGKVIVFGGDFRQILPVIPNGTRQEIVSASLSSSYIWSKCRLLRLTKNICLTIGAESSNMESIREFAKLLIDIGEGNVGDDNDGDTIIETPDDLLITDFCDPIQRFLEFFSERAILAPKNEVVHEINDRLLSLFPGDAKEYLSSDSICQTEQILDSFQESLYSIENLNALKVSSLPNHRLVLKVGVPVMLLRNIDQQKGLCNGTRLQITFLGKRVIEAEVISGGNIGPRVFIPRINMIQSDKKIPFQFQRRQFPLSVCFAMTINKSQGQSLSKVGLYLKDPVLTHGQLYVALSRVKTREGVKILIFDADGKPTNKTSNVVYKEVFLACFMMYTTFVKFLDNPESLKLVIEDCFIKRFYASRVDNNFVFPSGWSEMCNDVGILVTP; encoded by the exons ATGGTACACAAACATGCCTTTGAAGCTTTAGATAGGACGATGACCGACGTATTTTCGGAAGGTAGGAGTATTCGTTCGGATATTCCTTTTGGAGGTAAAGTTATTGTATTTGGTGGTGACTTTAGACAAATACTACCTGTTATTCCCAATGGTACTAGACAAGAAATTGTTAGTGCATCTTTAAGCTCTTCATACATATGGTCAAAATGCAGACTCTTACGGCTGACTAAAAACATCTGTCTAACTATTGGAGCTGAAAGTTCAAATATGGAGTCTATCAGAGAATTTGCAAAATTGCTTATTGATATTGGTGAAGGAAACGTTGGAGATGATAATGATGGTGACACCATTATAGAGACACCAGATGATTTACTAATCACCGATTTTTGTGACCCGATACAAA GATTCCTGGAATTTTTTTCTGAGCGAGCAATTCTAGCACCCAAAAATGAGGTAGTTCATGAAATTAATGATCGATTGCTTTCGTTATTTCCTGGTGATGCGAAAGAGTATCTGAGTTCTGATAGTATATGTCAAACTGAACAAATTCTTGATTCTTTTCAAGAAAGCTTATACTCAATAGAAAATTTGAATGCTCTTAAGGTTTCTAGCTTGCCTAATCATAGATTAGTTCTTAAAGTTGGTGTTCCTGTGATGCTTCTTCGAAACATTGATCAACAGAAAGGGTTATGTAACGGTACAAGGCTTCAAATTACTTTTCTTGGTAAACGAGTCATAGAAGCTGAAGTTATATCTGGTGGTAACATTGGCCCAAGAGTTTTTATTCCAAGGATTAATATGATCCAGTCTGACAAAAAAATACCTTTTCAATTTCAACGAAGACAATTTCCTTTATCAGTTTGTTTTGCCATGACAATTAACAAGAGTCAAGGACAATCGTTATCAAAGGTTGGTCTTTatttgaaagatcctgttttaactCATGGTCAGTTGTATGTTGCATTATCAAGGGTCAAGACCAGAGAAGGCGTTAAAATACTAATATTTGACGCTGATGGAAAACCAACAAATAAGACTTCTAATGTTGTTTACAAAGAAGTTTTTCTAGCTT GTTTTATGATGTATACTACATTTGTCAAGTTTCTTGATAACCCAGAATCTTTGAAACTG GTAATCGAAGACTGCTTCATTAAACGGTTTTAC GCGTCTAGGGTTGATAACAACTTTGTATTTCCTAGCGGATGGTCGGAAATGTGCAACGATGTTGGGATacttgtcacaccctga